Sequence from the bacterium genome:
CCGGTTTCCTCGGGCGTAAGGTCAGACTTCGGTCGCTCATCGACGAGGCCTACGCCCGGCGCGACCGGTCAGCACTGCAATCGGCGCTCGCCGCGACACCGGCGATGGCGGTTCGGCTCGAGGAACTTGCCGCCTCGTGGCGCAGGCAGTGGCTGGCTCGGAACAAGCCGTTCGGTTTGGAGGTGCTACAAATCAGGCTGGCCGGACAGGCGGCACGCTACCGCGAACTTGAACAGAGGCTGGACGATTTCATCGCCGGGAGAATCGACTCCATACCCGAACTGGAGCAGCGTCCGGTCGAGCCCCACGGCCGAATCGGCACAAGCTGGAAGAACCTGGCCAGCGGATCGACGAACATCTAGCTCCGAGTCGCGGGTGCCGATGCCCGATGCCCTTGCCGCGCCGCAGCGGGCTGAGCGGCCCGGGAGGCAATTCTCCGAGCAAACCGGAGAGCAACGGCCGGAGCTACCTCGGGACCAACCCGGGCAGGAACCCGCGGACTTACCCGGGCTGCAACGCTCCGACCAACCCGGAGAGGAACCGGTGGAGCAACCCGTAGACTAACCCTAAGAGCAAGTCGGAGGGCAACCGGTAGACCAACCCGGCGAATTCCGGTGGAGGTTCATCCGGAAATTGCGGTGGAGATAACCCCTCGGGCTATGTCCCAACCAATCCCTTAAGCTACCCTGTGGGTAATCCCCTGGGCGGGGGAGTCGATTCGTGAGCCTCAAGCCTAAAGCCACAAGCTGCAAGCAGATACGCCGAAGAGCCGGTCCGGACCAATTCTACGACGTTGTAGATTTCGCTCCGGCCGCTAATCGGAAAGGCCGACTGCAGTTTGCGCTTGCGCTGGTTAAGGAGAAGGGCCGCGCCTCCGGCGCGGCCCCGCGCTCATGCGTAGTCCCGACAGGGAGAACACAGTGCGCGTCGGACGCGCGCGTCAAGAGCCAGGAGGCAGAGGCCAAAAGCCAAGACGCACCGAGCGGGCTGTACGCTTGTGGCTCAAGAAGGACGGAGCCCGGCTTTGGTCGTCTGCTGGTGGCGTGCTTCTGACCTCGGCCTCGCGGGCTCCGTCCTTACGGGAGGCATGTGTGCTATCTTCTTACAATCATCTTTCGGGTTGCATCGACCCCGTCGGCACTGAGGCGGACGAGGTAGATGCCGCTTGCGAGCTTGGAGCCGTCGAATCGCGTCTCGTATCTGCCGGCGTCCCTGGTTTCGTCGAGGAGCGTTGCGACCTGTTGGCCCGAGAGGTTCGTGACCGTGAGTCTCACGTGGGAGCGCTCGCGGAGTTCGTACGCGATGCTCGTGGTACGGGAGAACGGGTTCGGGAGATTGACGATTGGCGACTGACGAATGGCGATTGGCTGAGCCTGTGCTTCGGCGATGCCCATGCTGCCGGGCGTGAGTACGCCGCCGTTGATGAGGTTGTAGGTGAGGCCGCCGAGGTAACGATTGCCGGTGAGGCTCGAATCGTAGTGAACGTCGTGGCCGTTGCCGGTGATGTTGGTGACGCTCGTGCCCGAGATGCCGCTGGAGTCGTTCAGGGTAGTGAGGATCGAGTTCGCGGTCACGGTCCAGGTGCTGGTCGAGTCAATCGCCACCGCCGCCATCTGGGCTTTGCCGGTGAGAGACGTGTGGCTGCGGAGTGTGACCGTCAGCGTACTGGTCGAGTCGGCGTAGAGGTTGCCGCTCAACGTTTCGCCCGTGGCCGCGAAGGTCCCGGTGCTCGACTGTATGACGTGGATGATGTTGCCGGTGCCGGCGCTGATTGCGGCGCCGTTGCTCGCCGTGATTGACGCGGTCGCGGCATTGCCGGTTTCGCCGGTGACGTAGATGGCGTCGCCGGCGGTGGCGGTAAGCGAGCCGCCGCTTATCGTCACGGTGGCAGCGCCGGTCGCGGGCGCGGTCTTCCAGAGCTTGATGCCCTCGACTTTGCCGGTCAGGCTGGTGTTCGTAAGCAGTATCGAGTTAGCGCCGTCAATGACGCCGCCGCAGTCGCCGAGGGAGGAGACCGTGGCGCCGGTGACCTGTATCGTGCCGGTTGAGTAGATGCCGGCCGAGTGGCTGTTGGCGGCTGTGTCGGCGGAGACGATTGTGCCGCCGTTGACGGTTACGGTTCCGCCGCCGAAGTCAGTCGCCAAAGCTGAAGAGCTGGCTCCGTTGGTCGTCACATCCACGTCGGTCAGGCTTATCGAACCGGTGTAGGTTGCGTCCACACCGTGTGCGTTACCGCCGGAGGCGCTGATCGTGCCGTTGGACATGGAAATCGATGACCCGGAACCGCTCGCAAAGAGGCCGTTACCGCCAAGGGCATTCGTGGTTACAGAGCCGCCGAGTATCGTCACCTTGCCGGCAGAGTTGGCGAGCACACCGGCGTTGAGTCCGTATTGACTGGCGCTGTCGGTACTGGAAGCGTCGCCCGTCTTCGTCATGGTGCAACTCACCAGGGTCAGGTTACCGGAGTTGAGGACGTAGACCGACGACTGGTCAACGGCAGTCGCAGCATAAGTCTGGCTTGACTCTCTTGCGGTCCCTCCGTTCAGTTCGTAGACGCCGCTGTATTGCGCAGCGGCGGGCGAGTGGCAGCCGAGGACGAGGAGAAGGATGAGGGAAGGAAGAGGGAAGATTGCAGTTTGCAGGCTGCAGTTTGGAGTGGAGGAGTGTTTCATGCTCTGGTGGAGTATGAGCTTCTGAGCCGGTTCTGGGGCACCGCGAGAATCACACATTGGTGATAACCAAAGCAAGAATCATACCACTCGGGGCCGTTTGGTTTCTGAGGCAGAACCTCGGCGCGCCGCCTCGCCGCAGGCTCACAGACGTGCAGGAAATGCACACCAGTGCGCAGTGGGGAGAGACGACAGTAGACGGCAGAGAAAGGACAGAGGACGAGGGACGGGGGCTGATGACGGATGACTACGGACCAAGGACCGTGGACCAGGGACTATGGGCTGGGGGCTTTGACGCGAGAGGGGCGACCGCAAGGTCGCCCCTCTCTGCCAGGTCGTGGTCTAGCGGATGACCAGTTTCTGAGAGAGTTCCTTGGACCCAGTTCCGAGCTTGACGAGGTAGACGCCACGGGCCATCCTGGCTGCGTCGATGCCGATGGAGTAGCTTCCGGATTCGAAGTAGCCGCGAGCAACATCGTTCACGAGCTTGCCCGAGGCATCGTAGACGCGGAGGGTGATGCTGGCCGCATTCGGCATGGAGAGGAGAACTGTAGTGTGACCGCGGAAGGGATTGGGCACGATTGCGATTGCGGGCACGGAGCTGCTGCCGGAGGTGCTGATACCGGCGGTCGAGACGGATCCCGTAGGTTTGGTAGTCGAGTCGGTCGGCTGGAGCGCGAAGTCGATGCCGGACGTGGTCTGGCCGGCTACGACAACCACGGTTTCCGGATAGATCGACGGCGAGTAGCCGGTGCACCGGGCGCCCACGACGTACTTGCCCGGGTGCAGGTAGCTGATGGTGTAGGCGCCGAGGCCATCGGTGCTGTCACCGTTGGGCATCGGGCCGGGGCAGCCGATGTGCCCATGACCGCTGTCACCAGGTGGGGGCGGCAGGAGGCGGCCGCTGTCACCGGGCGGAGGCATCCGGCTGCTGTCCGGCTTGGGCGGACGATGGCAACTGTCCGGCACCATGCTGTGCCAGGCACAGACGAACGCGCCGGCAAGCGGCAACTGCGTGACCGCGTCGGTCACGAATCCGGAGATGGCGCCGAGCGTGGTGTCGGCCTTGAGCGCGAAGTCGATGCCGCTGACGATAGCACCGCTGTCTACCGTCACGGTTTCGGGATAGGTCGCGGGCTCAAAGCCCATCGCCCACGCCTGAACGATGTACTTGCCTGGCTGCAGGCCGGTGAACTCGTAGAACCCGATGCTGTCGGAACGGACTCCGGGCTGCTGGTTACGGTCGCCTTTGGTGCGGCCGTTGTCGCCGGGCGGGGGCCGTTGTCCACCGCGTGGCGGCGGCATTTGTCCGCTGTCCGGACGACTGCCGAAGTCATGCGAGATGCCCACAAAAGCGCCGACGATGGGCTTGCCCGTCGTAACGTTGGTTATCGTGCCCGAGATGCCACCGGTTCCCTGAGCCAAACCGAACGCCACGATAGCTACGACTCCTATCAGGGTCGCTAGCTTCTTCATGGTTACTCCTTTGCTTGAGCTGGCGTTCTTGACGTCCATCCGATTACCTCCGGTTCGCTCATGCGGACAGCGTGAACGGAGTCACCTCGTCCGCAGGCATCAGAGGGAGGATGGTACATCATGAACGGCGTAGAGCACAAACCGTACCAGCGGCCGGAGGGATTGGCTCTGAGGCAGATGCAACCCGCGGCAAAGCAGTTCACGTCGGACATGCGTGCAGGATATTCACGCCAGTGCGCAAGAGAAGGAGCGGCGCGGGGCGCCTTGCCGCTCTGTGGGCGAGCCGTCCTTTGACGCGGGAGGGGCGACTGCGAAGTCGCCCCTCTGCCCGGTCGTGGGGGGAGGAGGTCTATTCGAGCTTGACCAATTTGCTGGTGAGTGTTGTCCCGTCCGCGGTCAGTCGTACGAAGTACGCTCCCTCGGGTACGGCTCGGCCTTGCCCGTCCGTACAGTGCCAGACCACGGTGTGATAGCCGGGTTCGCTCATG
This genomic interval carries:
- a CDS encoding T9SS type A sorting domain-containing protein; translation: MKHSSTPNCSLQTAIFPLPSLILLLVLGCHSPAAAQYSGVYELNGGTARESSQTYAATAVDQSSVYVLNSGNLTLVSCTMTKTGDASSTDSASQYGLNAGVLANSAGKVTILGGSVTTNALGGNGLFASGSGSSISMSNGTISASGGNAHGVDATYTGSISLTDVDVTTNGASSSALATDFGGGTVTVNGGTIVSADTAANSHSAGIYSTGTIQVTGATVSSLGDCGGVIDGANSILLTNTSLTGKVEGIKLWKTAPATGAATVTISGGSLTATAGDAIYVTGETGNAATASITASNGAAISAGTGNIIHVIQSSTGTFAATGETLSGNLYADSTSTLTVTLRSHTSLTGKAQMAAVAIDSTSTWTVTANSILTTLNDSSGISGTSVTNITGNGHDVHYDSSLTGNRYLGGLTYNLINGGVLTPGSMGIAEAQAQPIAIRQSPIVNLPNPFSRTTSIAYELRERSHVRLTVTNLSGQQVATLLDETRDAGRYETRFDGSKLASGIYLVRLSADGVDATRKMIVRR
- a CDS encoding carboxypeptidase regulatory-like domain-containing protein; translation: MKKLATLIGVVAIVAFGLAQGTGGISGTITNVTTGKPIVGAFVGISHDFGSRPDSGQMPPPRGGQRPPPGDNGRTKGDRNQQPGVRSDSIGFYEFTGLQPGKYIVQAWAMGFEPATYPETVTVDSGAIVSGIDFALKADTTLGAISGFVTDAVTQLPLAGAFVCAWHSMVPDSCHRPPKPDSSRMPPPGDSGRLLPPPPGDSGHGHIGCPGPMPNGDSTDGLGAYTISYLHPGKYVVGARCTGYSPSIYPETVVVVAGQTTSGIDFALQPTDSTTKPTGSVSTAGISTSGSSSVPAIAIVPNPFRGHTTVLLSMPNAASITLRVYDASGKLVNDVARGYFESGSYSIGIDAARMARGVYLVKLGTGSKELSQKLVIR